The nucleotide window CCCAAGGTGATAAATCGTTGACTTTCTCGAATATAAAAGAAGTTATGTCTGAAGGAGATAAATTGGCGGGCTTCAGCTCAAGAGGACCGGTCAATTATACGGAGGATATGAAGCCGGAAGTGACAGCTCCTGGAGTGAGTGTACTTTCCACATTCCCTTCTTACATGATCGACCCTGCAAATCAACAGGATTATAAATATGCCTATGCGCGTCTTTCCGGAACATCAATGGCGGCACCGCACACGGCTGGAATCGCCGCATTGTTATTGCAGGCAAACCCAGATTTGGATCCTGACGATATTAAGACAATTTTAATGAATACAGCGGATCCGTTAAACGGCAAGTATAGTATATACGAAGTGGGAGCTGGACGTGTCGATCCGTACCAGGCCATTCATGGTGGGATGAAAATGCAAGTGACGGAGGATATCTTCATTCCTGCCGGTACTGATTATATGGTGGTTCCAAACCCTTCCGGTGATATTAGCTTCGGTAATTTTTACGGAGAAGAAGGAACGAATATTAGATTGAACAAAAGTGTAAGCTTCACAAACAGCAGCAATGTCACGAAGGAATTCATCGTTTCTGTAGAAGATAACGCTGTGAACGGTACGAACAGCATCAGCGAAAACGGCATAGAAATTGGAGCGGAAAAAAGCATTAAGGTACATGCCGGGCAGGAAGTGAAGCATAGTGTGCTTCTAGCAGCGCCGAAATCCGCAAAAAAAGGACAGTACCAAGGGTTTGTCGTATTCACAAATAAAGACGATGCTTCTGATACATATCGTATCCCTGTGAATTTCAGGATCACGAAGGACGGGCTGAACTACTTGGATCTTCTGACTCCGGTCATCTCTCCGGCATATTTGAACCAAGGAAGGACAGCGATTGATAATCGCTTTGGCGCTTTGGTCGCATTCAGCTTGGGTTCACAAGCGGAAAGCATGGATGTCATCCTACAAAATGGGGAAACGGGTGAAGATTTAGGTTTGATTGGAACACGGGATTTAACGAACACTTCATTGGAGAAACCTCTGGGTCTCTTTGCTTTCAATGGATATTACTATCCGTTCACAGGAGATAAAAAACAGCCAATCGCCAAAGAAATGAGCTTCGCACCGACCGGGCACTACAAGTTGAAGTTTGTGATTACGCAAAAACCAGGAAAAGTGATCACAGAAGTGCGGGATATTTTCATTGATATCGATGATCCGACGTTCACAAGCTCCCTGGATGGTCCGTCGCCATTTCTTGAATATAAGCCGGGACAACAAACATACCCATTTGAAATTCAGATTACAGATCCACTGGTGGAAAAAATGCAGAAGTTAGGTATAAACGTCGACCAATCTTCGAATGCGGTAATCTATCGATGGGGATCAGGGTTCCCTTCCAACCCGGTGCCGATGGACAAGAACGGAAAATGGGTGGAGGAAGTCGCCATGAATGAAAAGGTTCCGGCACTTCAGTTTGTCATGACCGGCTTTGACTCGGCAGGTAATGCGCCAATACAAAAATCATATTTCTTCGTCAAGGAAGGAACGCCTGTGACATACGCGAAGAGCGATGTGCAAAAAGCGCAAACAGGCGAAACAGTGAAGGCTCAGTTATTCCTTGATAATGTAAGCAATGCGAAAGAGGTGGTGTGGAGCGTTCAACCACGATATAGCTACACACAATTGATTGATGCGAAGCTTGCCGATGGATTGGCTGATAAAGCGACTATTACTGTGAATGGCAACCAAATAAAGGTCGCGTTCCAGGATCCAAGCATGGTATTTGACCATAATGCAGTTGTAGATGTCACACTTAAAGTGAAGGATGATAGTTTCACAACCAGCGCGAATATCAATGCTACTGCCGACATCATCAAGACAGACAATACGACAAGTAAGCTAGAGAGCGCTCCTTATGCCTTTGAAGTCGAGCCGCAATTCAACGCCGTTTCTGGCTATGTGTTGCCGGATGCGTTCATTGATCCCGCAACGGATCTGTATATTAAAAAAGATTGGACAAAAGTAGGAGCCACAATGAAATTTAAGGAAGCAAGCGGGTTTGTGTTAGATGCCACTTCTTTCATTAAAGAGCGGGCCGACTACAGAGTGGAAAAGCTCCCATTGAGCAAAGATCCATATATTTTGGAAATTAAGGTGCCTGGCCATTTCGAGGTCCACAGCAAACAATATATTGGGTTTGAATATAAAGGTAAACTGTATGGCAAAAGCCATTATGTGAATCCTATTTATATTAAAGCTGGAGACGTGAACGGAGATAACGTTATTGACGTGTTGGATGCGATTGAAATTCAAAAGGCCTGGAAAACAAGCGAGCGTGCAGCAGACATCAACTTTGACGGCACTGTCGATGCAAAGGATATCGGTTATGTACAAGCGAACTACTTATTGCAAAACGAGTATGTTGAAAATCCACCTGTAGCTAAAGAAACAGCTAACGGCAAGACATTGGAAAGTATTTTAAAAGAGCTTGGTATTCAGTGACGATGAAGAAAGAATCCTACCGTTTTTATTCTGTAAAAGCGGTAGGATGCTAACCCTAATTACTTTAAGCACTTAAAAAAGTATTGGCATATGCCAATGCTTTTTTCTTTTTTCCTGAAATCTTAACCGAGTAAATAGCTATGAAAAAATAAGCAGAGAAAGTCCCTTGTATTTTACTAAGAATGTTATGAAAATGGAAAAAACAATAGTTAATATGATTAAGATGAAAACTATACTTTCTCTTTGTTTTCTTCTAGCAGTATATCTCACCATATTTTATACACAAGGCGGTAGAACAAGTGATGTTAAAGTAAGTATTGAAGAAAAATAAATTTTAACACAAGCCGTGGTACAGTCTTTAAAGGAAAAGTATAGAAGTTGTAATTAACGAATTGAAATTTTCTCTAGCGATGGAAGGAAATATGATTTTCGTATAGTGACAAGTGAAAGAAAATCCAAACAGAAGGATATCAGCAGAGGTCTATTACAAACAAAATACTAAACAATTACACTATCCCTGTGCAATTATAAAATATATATGAGAGAAACAGCTTGCTAAATCAACTAGCAAGCTGTTTTTATTACTCACAAAAATACATATTGCTCAACAAGCTCTCTCGGTGTTTTCTCCGTACGTTCGTTGTTTATTGAAATTGAAGTAATTGGTAATTTTCCCAAAACCTCAACCTCTCTTCGCTTTCTCTCCTCCAGCACTGTGACCGTACCATCTATCCCGTTCAAATCGTGAATTTTTCCATACGCACGCTGCGCATAGTACGCTACAAATCCGTGCTGCCAGCCTTCTGGGCGCTCTTTATAAACGTCTAAGAAGGATTGCTTTACGTTTTGGTGGGACAGGTAATATACCACTGGATTGAGTGGCTGAATGATAGCAGCGATGCTTTGAATATAAGCCTCGATTTCTTCATGCGGTACATTTTGTGAGATCATGCCGATTGTAAACGGATTTTGCAACAAGGCACAGTCAAATAGGTAGACTGTATCTTCTGCCAAGGCTTTTGCAGCAAAGCGCTCCCAGCGTCTTAGCATGAGCGCCGTGTGCTGCGCGAATGGCATTTCGTATATGTCAAAGGCCTGAAGCTCGGGTATGTTTTCGTAGCGAACAAACCAGCCGTCTTCAAAGCGGTCAACGATGCATTCTTCTGCGATTGTGAAGCTTTCTAGCTGCGCAAGCGGCACCCATGCGGTCATGTCAAAGTCGACAGGATGATTTGCAGCTGCTTCGTGATAATATTTGATGCTCAGATATGCATCTGCGATGGCTTCCGAAAAGGAGCTTTTTCCGGTACCAGGTAGGCCTTCTACTAAAATTAACTTGTGCATATAAGTCCTCCTAAAAGCTGTATATAGTACGTTTCTATATTTATATCTTATAATCCTTCTCAATCTTATCTTGCGGCGTGACATTTCTTTAGATATCCTATCCTAAGGAGATGTTTTTTTATGGAAATTAACAAAAGCGGGTGAAGATATGGGAGAGATTCGCATTTTAGTAGCGGAAGACGATAAGGAGATTTGTGACTTAGTGCGCCGGTATTTGGAGCGAGAAATGTACCAAGTTGATACGGTAACAAATGGAGAGGAGGCTCTTCGTTTATTTCAGGAACATACATATAATTTAGTGATGCTAGATGTTATGATGCCGAAATTAGATGGTATGGAAGTATGTCGACAAATTCGTGCCCATTCTAATGTGCCGATTATGATGCTGACAGCTAAGGACCATGAAACGGATAAAGTACTCGGTCTTGGTGTTGGAGCGGATGATTATATTACCAAGCCATTTAGTATTAACGAAGTAATCGCCAGAGTCAAAGCATTAATGAGACGGTTTTTAGTGCTAGGAGGCGAAGGACGTTTGGCAGACGAAAGCTTACAGTGCGGGGAGATTACAATTGATTTGAAAACATATCAGGTTACCGTTCGGAAAGAATCGGTATCATTAACAGCGAAAGAGTTTGAATTACTTAAGTTTTTTATGTCTCAGCCAGAGCGTGTATTTACGAAAGTACAGTTGTTTCGCCAAGTATGGGGGAGTGGCTACATAGAAGATGACAATACGGTAATGGTACATATTCGCAAGCTGCGCAAGAAAATTGAACTAGATCCTTCGCATCCTCAGTACATTCAAACAGTATGGGGAATTGGATATAAGTTTACAGGTGGAAACAATGAAGATAGATAAGGTGCAAAAGCTGATTCTAGCACAATTTCTTTTGACTATATGCTTGGTAATTATGGATGTATATCATGTTCCCGCTGGTATATGGAAATGGGGTATATTTGCAGGTGTTTTTTCTATTATAGTAGTTTTGTTTCTCGAGCGAAGTCAGTATAAGAAAAGGTTGCAGGAATTAAATGTGGTGCTTAAGCGAGCGATGAACGGACACCCGACAAGAGTGCTGACCAATCGGGATGTACTATGGAACGAGGTGATTTTCTCTATCAACGAATTGATTGAAAGCTATGAGCGTGTCTATGCGCAATCTGTACAGGAACAGGTGGCAAGAAAGCAGCTTTTCGCTAGTATGTCACATGATATTCGTACGCCTCTTACTTCCATTATTGGATATATTGATGCGATAAAGGATGGTGTAGTGGCGTCAACAGAAGAACGACAATCTTACCTAGAAATCGTCTCTAAGAAGTCTATATCTTTAAAAAAATTAATTGATGAGATGTTTGAGATTGCAAAAATCGATGCTAACGAAATGTCTTTTCAGATGGAGCCGCTGGACTTAGCGGAGTTAACGAGAGAAGTGCTTATTACGTTTGTACCGCAAATCAATGAATTGCAAATAGTCCCTCATATTGATGTACCAGAACAACCATGTATCATAGAAGGGGATTATATGAGCTTGTTAAGAATGATAGAAAATGTCGTGAAAAATGCTGTGCAGTATGGATATACAGGCGGTGTGCTTGGTGTGACATTACGAGAACACAAAGATGCGTATGAGCTGCTAATTTGGGACAAGGGGCCTGGTATACAGGAAGAGGATCTACAGCGCGTATTTCATCGCATGTACCGGGGTGATGCCGCTAGAACGCAAGCTAACAGCGGAAGTGGTCTAGGTCTTTCCATTGCGAAGGCACTTGCCCAAAAACATGGTGGCAGCATATGGGTAGAAAGTATACCTTGGGAGTGTACGACATTTGGTATTATCATCCCTAAATATGATTTAAAAGATTTTTAAGAATTTGTTAAAAGGCAATTAAAATCCGCTTCTTATAATATAAATATGAATTTCTTCAAAGGTGGGAGAGAGAAGTGGCAACGATTTTAAAAACAGAGAGCCTAACCAAAGCGTATGGTGAGCAGCGCTCAGTTGACAATCTAAGCATAACGGTGAAACAGGGAGATATTTATGGCTTTTTGGGCAGGAATGGAGCAGGAAAAACAACGACTATCCGCATGCTGCTTGGTTTAATTCAACCGACTGCTGGAAGTATTGAAATATTTGGTGAGGAGCTGCAATGCAATAAAAAAAGTATTTTAAAAAGAATTGGCTCTATCGTTGAGGTGCCGGGCTTTTACGAAAATTTGACTGCAAGAGAGAACTTGCAGATTCATGCGAGAATTGCGGGCGTGCATAAAAAGACTGCGATGGATGAAGTGCTGGAGTTAGTTAGTTTGCAGCATGAAACGAAAAAGCTTGTGGGTGCATACTCGTTGGGAATGAAGCAAAGACTTGGCATCGCAAGAGCGTTATTGCATTATCCGGAATTGTTGATTTTAGATGAACCGACAAATGGATTAGATCCTATTGGTATTAAAGAAATGAGAAGGTTAATTAAAGGCTTGGTAGAGGAAAGAAAGATCACAGTTTTTATATCCAGTCATATCTTGTCTGAAATCGAACAAGTAGCTAATCATATTGGCATTATTCATAAGGGAAAGCTCTTACAGGAAATTGACTTTAAGCAGCTAGCTAAATTGAATCGTAAGTACGTAGAGTTTACGGTTTCTCACGAAGCAAAAGCGGCCGTTCTTTTAGAAACAGAGCTTTCTACGTATGATTACGAGATAAGAGGGGAGGGGAATATTCGCATATATTCTCGCCTGGGGCAGCAGGCCCAAATTAATACTTTATTTGTTCAAAATGGCATTGAAGTATCCAAAATAAATATGAGTGCCGATCGATTAGAGGATTACTTCACAAAGCTAGTGGGAGGCGGGGAGATTGGGTGACTTAGTGTATACAGAGTTATTGAAGCTCAAACGTTCTTCTATGTTTTTGATTAGCATGCTTGGCGCCATGGTTGCACCGTTTATGATTGTAGTGGCTGCTCATGTGCAAACATCAGGGCCGAGAGCCGATTTTCGAGAGCTTTTTTATCAGACGAATTTATATACGGTGCTTGTGCTTGGAGTAGCTCTATATGGCGTTGTTGCCGCATATTTATTTCATCGCGAGTATGTGGAGGATACGCTCAAGCATATCTTGACTATTCCAGTATCAAGAGGAAATTTCATTATTAGTAAATTTGCTGTGCTGCTTCTTTGGATTATGATCCTTACAGGAATTGCCTGGCTACTTACCTTGTTATTAGGTATTCTTTTTCGGTTTGATGGTTTGAGCTGGAACTTGCTTGTTTTTTCTTTCAAGCAGTTTTATGTAGGTGGCTTATTTTTATTCATTCTGTCACCACCGGTAGTTTTTGTGACTTTAGTGATGAAGAATTATGTTCCGCCAATTATTTTAGCGATTGTAATTACAATGATGAATGTAATGGCAGGAAACTCTGAACATAGAGGGTTATTTCCTTGGTCAGCAGCGGGAGACATTGCAAATCATACATTACTTGATACGTATCCAGCAGCATATTCCTATAGTGCGATTGCGGCTGTAGCAATCCTTGGTTTTGGTGCTGTTATGTTATATTTTCAAAAAACAGATATTCAGTAATAGAGGAGACAGGATATGACGGATTTATGGATTGCTTTTGTGATGGGGATTGTAGAGGGACTCGCGGAGTTTCTACCAATCTCGTCTACAGGTCATTTAATACTAGTAGGTCATCTGTTAGGATTTGAGGGAGAACGGGCAAAGACATTTGAGATTGTGATTCAGCTCGGCGCTATTTTAGCAATTACTGTGTTATACCGTAATCGCCTCGTGTCTCTTTTCAATATAAAGCCAATTTTACAGCGTGAAAAAAAGTTTAATGCTCTGCATATTTTAATGGGTATTTTACCGTTTGGCACAGTGGGTGTTCTATTTCATGACGCCATTAAAACCTATTTGTTTAGGCCGGAGACTGTGGTGATTGGTCTTTTGGCGGGAGCGGCATTGATGCTAGTTGCAGAAAAGAAAAAGCCAATCCCGACAACGCACTCTTTAGATGAAATGACATATCGCCAAGCGCTACTGATTGGTTGCTTCCAGTGCTTTGCAGCATGGCCTGGGTTTTCGAGAGCGGGTTCTACCATTTCTGGCGGCTTGTTAAGTAAGGTAAGCTATAAAGCAACGGCAGAATTTTCATTCTTAGTCGCCCTGCCGGTAATGGTAGGTGTGACTGGTTTAGATTTGTTTAAGAGCCGAGAGCATTTGGATGCTGCTGATATTCCTATGTTCTTGGTTGGCTTTGGCACTTCGTTTGTTGTAGCACTTTTAGCGGTGGTTACTTTTTTAAAGTGGCTAGAAAGACTCGGTTTAACACCGTTTGCTTATTACCGTATTGTATTAGCCGTGTTATTTACGGTTTTTGTATTACTGTAAAAAGGGTGCAACTTTTATGCACCCTTTTTTACAAGGCTGTGTTAGAGCCTAATGTTAATCATTTGCACTTGTTGATGAGATGAGGTTCCTGCGAGAAAAGCGAGTACCCTACAGGCGTATAGCGCTGAGGAGGCTCCCTGACCGCCCGCGGAAAGCGAACCACTATAACGGAAATTAACAACAAACTTTAACAGAGCCTTTTGCAAAGAAACTATACACAAT belongs to Ectobacillus sp. JY-23 and includes:
- a CDS encoding cell wall metabolism sensor histidine kinase WalK — its product is MKIDKVQKLILAQFLLTICLVIMDVYHVPAGIWKWGIFAGVFSIIVVLFLERSQYKKRLQELNVVLKRAMNGHPTRVLTNRDVLWNEVIFSINELIESYERVYAQSVQEQVARKQLFASMSHDIRTPLTSIIGYIDAIKDGVVASTEERQSYLEIVSKKSISLKKLIDEMFEIAKIDANEMSFQMEPLDLAELTREVLITFVPQINELQIVPHIDVPEQPCIIEGDYMSLLRMIENVVKNAVQYGYTGGVLGVTLREHKDAYELLIWDKGPGIQEEDLQRVFHRMYRGDAARTQANSGSGLGLSIAKALAQKHGGSIWVESIPWECTTFGIIIPKYDLKDF
- a CDS encoding response regulator transcription factor encodes the protein MGEIRILVAEDDKEICDLVRRYLEREMYQVDTVTNGEEALRLFQEHTYNLVMLDVMMPKLDGMEVCRQIRAHSNVPIMMLTAKDHETDKVLGLGVGADDYITKPFSINEVIARVKALMRRFLVLGGEGRLADESLQCGEITIDLKTYQVTVRKESVSLTAKEFELLKFFMSQPERVFTKVQLFRQVWGSGYIEDDNTVMVHIRKLRKKIELDPSHPQYIQTVWGIGYKFTGGNNEDR
- a CDS encoding S8 family serine peptidase, which encodes MEFHSLFKKTAVTALSAGLLLSPFYSVLSTETLAQEFRSENILASLTAEQRQALEQLKLDNHQGLQGFNEAELESNEDISVIVQFKSKPSQVAVLEAAAKGKTLKKEDADAQVEKEHKKFKEDINKRVVQNNGKSPITRTFKKAYNGVAMTLPANQVKVLLESEAVQAVYKNQTFAVDPVKEDLPQDVDRKITTSVESIPYLKIDKLHKEGITGKGVKVAVLDTGIDYNHPDLKDAYKGGFDFVDDDSDPMEATYADWKKSNKAEYANGNAYYTSHGTHVSGTIAGQNKNDSEVSVEGVAPDADLYVYRVLGPYGSGTSDDVIAGIEKAVEDGMDVMNLSLGAPVNDPFYPTSTAINYAVLNGVAAIVSAGNSGPGAGTVGSPGTAALALTVGASDVPVSLTTFTGSVAGGWSTELVTIGRSFADQFSALNGKSLELVDVGLGAQADYTGKDVKGKIAFMQRGNFALNDKIKFAKEHGAVAVVMYNNVDGQLGINLGESTTFVPAFSITKAAGEQLKGKIAQGDKSLTFSNIKEVMSEGDKLAGFSSRGPVNYTEDMKPEVTAPGVSVLSTFPSYMIDPANQQDYKYAYARLSGTSMAAPHTAGIAALLLQANPDLDPDDIKTILMNTADPLNGKYSIYEVGAGRVDPYQAIHGGMKMQVTEDIFIPAGTDYMVVPNPSGDISFGNFYGEEGTNIRLNKSVSFTNSSNVTKEFIVSVEDNAVNGTNSISENGIEIGAEKSIKVHAGQEVKHSVLLAAPKSAKKGQYQGFVVFTNKDDASDTYRIPVNFRITKDGLNYLDLLTPVISPAYLNQGRTAIDNRFGALVAFSLGSQAESMDVILQNGETGEDLGLIGTRDLTNTSLEKPLGLFAFNGYYYPFTGDKKQPIAKEMSFAPTGHYKLKFVITQKPGKVITEVRDIFIDIDDPTFTSSLDGPSPFLEYKPGQQTYPFEIQITDPLVEKMQKLGINVDQSSNAVIYRWGSGFPSNPVPMDKNGKWVEEVAMNEKVPALQFVMTGFDSAGNAPIQKSYFFVKEGTPVTYAKSDVQKAQTGETVKAQLFLDNVSNAKEVVWSVQPRYSYTQLIDAKLADGLADKATITVNGNQIKVAFQDPSMVFDHNAVVDVTLKVKDDSFTTSANINATADIIKTDNTTSKLESAPYAFEVEPQFNAVSGYVLPDAFIDPATDLYIKKDWTKVGATMKFKEASGFVLDATSFIKERADYRVEKLPLSKDPYILEIKVPGHFEVHSKQYIGFEYKGKLYGKSHYVNPIYIKAGDVNGDNVIDVLDAIEIQKAWKTSERAADINFDGTVDAKDIGYVQANYLLQNEYVENPPVAKETANGKTLESILKELGIQ
- a CDS encoding ABC transporter permease codes for the protein MGDLVYTELLKLKRSSMFLISMLGAMVAPFMIVVAAHVQTSGPRADFRELFYQTNLYTVLVLGVALYGVVAAYLFHREYVEDTLKHILTIPVSRGNFIISKFAVLLLWIMILTGIAWLLTLLLGILFRFDGLSWNLLVFSFKQFYVGGLFLFILSPPVVFVTLVMKNYVPPIILAIVITMMNVMAGNSEHRGLFPWSAAGDIANHTLLDTYPAAYSYSAIAAVAILGFGAVMLYFQKTDIQ
- a CDS encoding ABC transporter ATP-binding protein, which translates into the protein MATILKTESLTKAYGEQRSVDNLSITVKQGDIYGFLGRNGAGKTTTIRMLLGLIQPTAGSIEIFGEELQCNKKSILKRIGSIVEVPGFYENLTARENLQIHARIAGVHKKTAMDEVLELVSLQHETKKLVGAYSLGMKQRLGIARALLHYPELLILDEPTNGLDPIGIKEMRRLIKGLVEERKITVFISSHILSEIEQVANHIGIIHKGKLLQEIDFKQLAKLNRKYVEFTVSHEAKAAVLLETELSTYDYEIRGEGNIRIYSRLGQQAQINTLFVQNGIEVSKINMSADRLEDYFTKLVGGGEIG
- the bacA gene encoding undecaprenyl-diphosphate phosphatase, which codes for MTDLWIAFVMGIVEGLAEFLPISSTGHLILVGHLLGFEGERAKTFEIVIQLGAILAITVLYRNRLVSLFNIKPILQREKKFNALHILMGILPFGTVGVLFHDAIKTYLFRPETVVIGLLAGAALMLVAEKKKPIPTTHSLDEMTYRQALLIGCFQCFAAWPGFSRAGSTISGGLLSKVSYKATAEFSFLVALPVMVGVTGLDLFKSREHLDAADIPMFLVGFGTSFVVALLAVVTFLKWLERLGLTPFAYYRIVLAVLFTVFVLL